The genomic window AATATGCCGAATTTACAGGTTCATCTCAAGTACAGCAAAATATTTATACGGATAATGGCGGTCAGCCAGGACATTTGCAGGCTTGGAAAAGTGAGCGAATTAATGGTGTGACACATGATTATTTCAAAAATACTTTACCCGCTTTAGAACGCGCATTCCTTCGTCCAAGATATTACGGACATATGTATTTCCAAGATCACGCAGGCGATGTAGTTCGCAATTATTTGATGAAAGGCGGAGACGAACTAAAAGTATTGGAAGAAATGAATTCGCTTTACGCGGAATCTCTAAAAATTCAGACAATATGAAGCCTTTAGAAGGATTAATTGTTTTAGAATTCTGTCAGTTTCTGGCAGGACCTTCTGCTGGTTTAAAACTAGCCGATCTGGGTGCACGCGTCATCAAAATCGAACGTCCTGTAAAAGGTGAAGCCTGCAGACAATTGAGTATCAAAGATTTATTTGTAGACGACAGCAGTTTGCTTTTTCATACCATAAACCGAAATAAAGAATCTTTTGCAGCCGATTTAAAAAATCCTGACGATTTAGTTTTAATCAAAAAACTGATTGAAAAGGCTGATATTATGACACATAATTTCAGACCTGGTGTGATGGAGAAAATCGGTTTAGATTTTGAAAATACACTTTCTATAAATCCACAGATTATTTATGGAACCATTACAGGTTACGGAAATGAAGGTCCGTGGGCAAAAAAACCAGGGCAGGATTTATTACTACAATCACTTTCTGGATTAAGCTGGCTGAGCGGACGCAAAAGTCAAGGTCCAGTTCCTTTCGGTTTGGCGGTTGCCGATTTAATGTGCGGTAATCATTTTGTACAGGGAATTTTGGCAGCGCTTTTAAAAAGAGTCAAAACTAAAAAAGGTGTTTTGGTTGAAGTCAGTTTATTAGAATCGATTCTCGATGTGCAGTTCGAAGCCATTACTTCTTTTTTAAATGACGGTGGTCAATTGCCTGAAAGAGGTGATATTAAAGGAAGCGCACATGCTTTTTTAAGTGCTCCATATGGTGTTTACCAAACGCAAGACGGTTATTTATCGCTTGCAATGGGCGATTTACTTTTCATTGGAAAAGTATTAGGTTTAGATTTAAGTGAATTTACAGATAAACATCTTTGGTTTGAAAAACGAGATGAAATCAGAACGATTTTAAGCGAGAGAATTCAAACGCAAACTTCTGATTATTGGATAGAAATCCTTCAAAAAGAAGGAATCTGGTGCGGTAAAGTTTTCAATTACGAAGAACTGGATAATCAGCCTTTTGTAAATGAATTACAGCTGAAACAAACCGTAAAAAATGCTGAAGGCGAAACTTTGGTTACAACCAGAAGTCCGATTCAATTGGATGGAGAAATTCTGCTAAGCGAAAAAGCAGCGCCAAAAGTAGGTCAGGATAATTTAAGGATACACGAACAATTTTTAAACGATTTGAAATGAAGCCATTAGAAGATTATTTAATTGTAGATTTCAGTCAGTTCCTTTCGGGTCCGTCGGCGAGTTTACGTCTGGCAGACTTGGGAGCGCGTGTGATCAAAATAGAAAAGCCGGGAACGGGAGATATCTGCCGTACTTTATATACTTCTGATTTGATTATGAACGGCGAATCGTCTGTTTTTCATACTATCAACAGAAACAAAGAATCATTTGCAATTGATTTTAAACAGCCTGAGGAACTTCAAAAATTAAAAAAATTATTAGCGAAAGCTGATGTTGTCATGCATAATTTCAGACCTGGAGTTATGGAACGTATTGGTTTAAGTTATGATGAAGTAAAAAACATTAATCCAAATGTGATTTATGCTTCTATTTCAGGTTTTGGAGAACATCCTGATTTAAAAGATTTGCCAGGTCAAGATTTGCTTTTGCAATCTTTAACGGCTTTGACTTGGTTGAGCGGTAATCAGGAAGACGGTCCCGTACCAATGGGATTATCGATTGTTGATATGCTTGCAGGAGCGCATTTGGCGCAGGGAATCTTGGCTGCTTTATTTAGAAAAGCAACGCATAATATTGGAGCGCAGGTTCAAGTAAGCATGCTGGAATCGGCATTTGATTTTCAGTTTGAGACGATTACGACTTATTTTAATGACGGAGGCGAATTGCCTGTTCGAACCAAAACCAATAATGCACACGCTTATTTGGGCGCACCATACGGAATTTACAAAACCAAAAACGGTTATTTAGCATTGGCAATGGGATCAATTCCTGTTTTAGCTTCTCTGCTGCAATGCAATGCTTTATTGCAATTTCCTGAAAATAAATTCACATTAAGAGACGAAATTAAAAATATTCTTGCGGATCATTTGCAAACGCAGGAAACACAGTTCTGGCTGGACATTTTAGAACCTGCCGACATTTGGTGTGCAGGAGTTTTAAATTATCAGCAGCTATTTGCTGAAGATGGATTTA from Flavobacterium fluviale includes these protein-coding regions:
- a CDS encoding CaiB/BaiF CoA transferase family protein, with product MKPLEDYLIVDFSQFLSGPSASLRLADLGARVIKIEKPGTGDICRTLYTSDLIMNGESSVFHTINRNKESFAIDFKQPEELQKLKKLLAKADVVMHNFRPGVMERIGLSYDEVKNINPNVIYASISGFGEHPDLKDLPGQDLLLQSLTALTWLSGNQEDGPVPMGLSIVDMLAGAHLAQGILAALFRKATHNIGAQVQVSMLESAFDFQFETITTYFNDGGELPVRTKTNNAHAYLGAPYGIYKTKNGYLALAMGSIPVLASLLQCNALLQFPENKFTLRDEIKNILADHLQTQETQFWLDILEPADIWCAGVLNYQQLFAEDGFKVLNFTQQVEMLDGYNYKTTRCPIKIDGEYLTSGKGSPKLGQDNEKIIKEFIDC
- a CDS encoding CaiB/BaiF CoA transferase family protein → MKPLEGLIVLEFCQFLAGPSAGLKLADLGARVIKIERPVKGEACRQLSIKDLFVDDSSLLFHTINRNKESFAADLKNPDDLVLIKKLIEKADIMTHNFRPGVMEKIGLDFENTLSINPQIIYGTITGYGNEGPWAKKPGQDLLLQSLSGLSWLSGRKSQGPVPFGLAVADLMCGNHFVQGILAALLKRVKTKKGVLVEVSLLESILDVQFEAITSFLNDGGQLPERGDIKGSAHAFLSAPYGVYQTQDGYLSLAMGDLLFIGKVLGLDLSEFTDKHLWFEKRDEIRTILSERIQTQTSDYWIEILQKEGIWCGKVFNYEELDNQPFVNELQLKQTVKNAEGETLVTTRSPIQLDGEILLSEKAAPKVGQDNLRIHEQFLNDLK